The Agarilytica rhodophyticola genome has a window encoding:
- a CDS encoding TIGR02466 family protein codes for MTQYRWESLGLFSVPLIKLKLDRSEEVRELFFSRVQNLSQAQTNTASNTDNLTHYHNDSNVFSTYPELSWLKRWIEESAGFVYHDLLNYKRSGAMKLVSAWFNLAQAGASQTKHAHANSLLSGTLYLNTDKETSITFYHPLTTGSLHNELFDQAVQKHNEHGLQYHFTQVEISVKQGECLFWPSRLAHGYSNNRTNNRLSFSFNLMPERLNSVYQILN; via the coding sequence ATGACACAGTATCGATGGGAATCTTTAGGTTTATTTTCGGTTCCACTAATCAAACTTAAATTAGATAGGTCCGAAGAAGTACGCGAGCTATTCTTTTCTAGAGTCCAAAACTTATCACAGGCGCAGACAAATACAGCCAGTAATACAGATAATTTAACTCATTATCATAACGACTCTAACGTATTTTCAACCTACCCAGAGCTTAGTTGGCTGAAAAGGTGGATAGAGGAATCGGCGGGTTTTGTTTACCACGACTTGCTAAATTACAAACGATCAGGAGCAATGAAGTTGGTGAGCGCCTGGTTCAACCTTGCACAAGCGGGAGCTTCTCAAACAAAACATGCTCATGCTAATAGTCTGCTAAGTGGCACCCTCTACTTGAATACAGATAAAGAAACATCCATAACATTTTATCATCCTTTAACCACGGGCTCATTGCACAACGAGCTATTCGATCAAGCAGTGCAAAAACACAATGAACACGGTTTGCAATATCATTTCACACAAGTTGAAATTAGTGTAAAGCAGGGGGAATGCTTGTTTTGGCCTTCACGCCTAGCCCATGGTTACAGTAACAATAGAACAAATAATCGCCTGAGCTTTTCATTTAATCTTATGCCAGAACGATTAAACTCGGTGTATCAAATTTTAAATTAG
- a CDS encoding NAD-dependent epimerase/dehydratase family protein, with product MANKHLFIGFGEIASLCASHLVANGDSVVGIARRTKPVVPGVTLWQGDVLSHPILQRVSENCFDSAIITMTPSSRGPDGYRRAYFDVVDVLLRLWRKNNAPKRILFISSTSVYGQSDDEVVNEDSLTEPKSETAKVLLETEQLLLDSGLKSTIIRFSGIYGPGRDYLLRQVKDLKGGDDTYTNRIHIEDCCGVICHLLATDVDKLDSVYLASDHEPVKSREIRTWLAARMNIGSEQLVTQTSSRGGNKQCDNSKLLKSGYVFRYPSYKEGYVDAVKVFLGTNIKENNEF from the coding sequence ATGGCAAACAAACATCTTTTTATAGGATTTGGTGAGATTGCCTCACTTTGTGCCTCACATCTTGTTGCTAATGGTGACAGTGTCGTAGGTATCGCACGCAGAACCAAACCAGTTGTTCCAGGTGTTACTTTATGGCAAGGCGATGTTCTAAGCCACCCTATCTTGCAACGTGTCAGTGAAAATTGCTTTGACTCGGCCATTATAACCATGACTCCCTCAAGTCGTGGGCCGGATGGATACCGGAGGGCATATTTTGATGTTGTCGATGTTTTGTTAAGGTTGTGGCGGAAAAATAATGCGCCAAAGCGAATTTTGTTTATCTCCAGTACCAGTGTATACGGGCAATCTGATGATGAAGTGGTGAATGAAGACAGTCTGACTGAGCCTAAAAGCGAAACGGCAAAAGTCTTACTTGAAACTGAACAATTGCTTCTCGACAGTGGCTTAAAATCCACAATAATTCGTTTTTCTGGTATTTACGGCCCAGGAAGAGACTACCTTTTGCGCCAAGTGAAAGACTTAAAAGGTGGAGACGATACCTACACCAACCGTATCCATATCGAAGATTGTTGTGGGGTGATATGTCACTTACTCGCTACGGATGTAGATAAACTGGATTCTGTTTATCTAGCTTCTGACCATGAGCCAGTAAAAAGTCGTGAAATAAGAACTTGGCTAGCTGCCAGGATGAATATAGGCAGTGAACAGCTAGTCACACAAACTAGTAGCAGAGGTGGTAATAAACAATGCGATAATAGCAAGCTTCTAAAAAGCGGTTACGTCTTTCGTTATCCATCTTACAAAGAAGGCTATGTCGATGCGGTTAAAGTCTTTCTGGGTACTAACATCAAAGAAAATAATGAGTTTTAA
- a CDS encoding TonB-dependent receptor: MIPRQRADLALTEVAEQTNKTLIFPFDGAKQRWANAVNGWYTLQEGLDHLLRGTALQVSVGDNGQIKILITKSHSGGTETMHKLSKLSAAILAISSTAYSINGAAAQDGSASLQEEEVLVLGIRGSLQRAADIKREASGVVDAISSEDIGKFPDTNLAESLQRISGVSIDRSGGEGQFVTVRGFGPEFNTVLVNGRQMPSDNPGREFSFDLLASELVSGVEVNKTANASLQSGGIGSTINIKTAKPLDIDEFKFAGSVKGLYDSNSSETSPQISGLISNTFADGKFGALLSFSHQERETQREQAAIEGWIANTNIASKREGYTPTTANTFVPRNYEQRVIAEDRTRTGGNLVLQFAPNDSLELTADVLYSKFDVESKGSSLGHWFTSSDFSNTAENPITVDSNGTVVNFLQDNGATDFGARDIGRPSETISAGLNAKWQVNDNFQLAFDYSKSSSELNDSKGNTNPLIIFGFLDNVVFDHTQGNLLPGLSGFQEANPNYFNEQQNFELRQIAAGTPRNTIDVSEPIGRGNYLDPSTVRSHVNLRRGSVIDDEIDQFKVDGDWSFDNDKGLISAKFGVLYSDQSKSNTFVTNEIGGRHCVTCGYFDRVQTADGPTGAPINIPLDLFSVLNAGGDFLSDLSGASNIPNQWLRFDQEAAFNFIETATGGNLDAEASGTSFVVNEEIFATYVKFEYQQDIGNIPMSAHLGLRYETTDVDINGTNTTLESLNILDQTELGQINGPLEPIRVNNSYNHFLPNLDIKFDLSDTIVSRFAVSKTITRPALLQLSPGITIQTTRQGGDFRASSGNPELEPLESTNLDLSFEWYYGDADYISAGYFRKDVTNFIVSNTRQDSFQFTSPSSGQPVRDPSSPQGTDPNGLDDSDGIALFDFTTPNNGEDAVVDGFELAIQHNFGETGFGILANLTVVDSDSDLNVNDLSQSFAVTGLSDSQNIVGFYEKGPFQIRLAWNNREGFLQSLTQIQGSGPTFVDDYHQWDLSGSYDINDSLTVFFEGINITEEILLKHGRYSNQFLLADDTGARWSLGLRATF, translated from the coding sequence ATGATTCCTCGGCAACGAGCTGATCTTGCGCTCACCGAAGTTGCTGAACAAACCAACAAAACGTTAATTTTCCCATTTGATGGGGCAAAACAAAGATGGGCTAATGCAGTAAACGGATGGTACACGCTGCAAGAAGGGTTGGATCACCTTCTTAGAGGTACCGCGTTGCAAGTATCAGTGGGTGACAACGGACAAATAAAAATACTAATAACGAAATCACACTCTGGAGGAACAGAGACTATGCACAAGCTGAGCAAATTGTCAGCAGCAATTCTGGCGATATCATCAACAGCATACTCAATCAATGGCGCCGCAGCACAAGACGGCTCTGCCTCATTACAAGAAGAAGAAGTCCTGGTCTTAGGGATTAGGGGAAGTTTACAACGAGCAGCAGATATCAAACGAGAAGCTAGCGGCGTTGTAGATGCCATTTCATCTGAAGACATTGGTAAATTTCCCGATACTAACTTAGCCGAATCACTACAACGTATATCAGGTGTATCCATCGACAGATCCGGTGGTGAAGGCCAATTCGTGACCGTGCGCGGATTCGGGCCAGAATTTAATACGGTTCTGGTTAATGGCCGCCAAATGCCCTCTGACAACCCTGGGCGCGAATTCAGCTTCGACTTACTTGCTTCTGAACTTGTTAGCGGTGTCGAGGTAAATAAAACGGCCAACGCCAGCCTACAATCAGGAGGCATTGGTTCAACAATCAATATTAAAACGGCAAAACCGTTAGATATTGACGAATTTAAGTTTGCCGGTAGCGTCAAAGGCCTGTATGACAGTAACAGCTCAGAAACTTCCCCACAGATTTCAGGCTTAATCAGCAATACCTTTGCCGATGGAAAGTTCGGAGCGTTACTTTCTTTCTCTCACCAAGAACGGGAAACCCAGCGTGAACAAGCTGCAATCGAAGGCTGGATTGCTAATACGAATATCGCGTCAAAACGTGAAGGGTATACTCCAACTACAGCAAATACTTTTGTACCACGAAACTATGAGCAACGAGTTATTGCTGAAGACCGCACCCGAACGGGTGGTAACTTAGTTTTACAATTTGCACCCAATGATTCGTTAGAGCTAACTGCAGATGTTCTCTATTCAAAATTTGATGTGGAATCCAAAGGTAGCTCCCTAGGGCATTGGTTTACCTCATCGGATTTTAGTAACACAGCTGAAAATCCTATAACTGTGGATTCTAATGGCACTGTTGTTAACTTTTTACAAGACAACGGCGCAACTGATTTCGGTGCGCGTGACATTGGCCGTCCATCAGAAACAATCTCAGCTGGCTTGAATGCTAAATGGCAAGTGAATGACAATTTTCAACTCGCCTTTGATTATTCAAAATCGAGCAGCGAGCTAAATGATTCTAAGGGTAATACCAACCCACTGATCATTTTCGGTTTTTTGGATAATGTCGTTTTTGACCATACTCAGGGTAACCTCCTGCCAGGTCTGAGTGGTTTCCAAGAGGCAAACCCCAATTACTTTAACGAACAACAGAATTTCGAACTGCGTCAAATAGCTGCAGGCACACCACGCAATACTATCGATGTCAGTGAGCCTATCGGCCGCGGCAATTATCTAGACCCCTCAACGGTGCGCTCACATGTAAATTTGAGACGTGGTAGTGTCATCGATGACGAAATTGATCAGTTTAAAGTGGATGGCGATTGGAGCTTCGATAACGATAAGGGATTGATCAGCGCAAAGTTTGGCGTTTTATATAGCGACCAGTCAAAGTCGAATACATTTGTCACTAATGAAATTGGTGGCCGTCATTGTGTTACCTGTGGCTATTTTGATCGTGTCCAAACAGCCGATGGTCCAACTGGCGCCCCAATTAATATCCCCTTGGATTTATTTTCGGTACTCAATGCTGGCGGCGACTTCTTAAGTGATTTAAGTGGCGCGAGCAATATTCCCAACCAATGGCTCCGTTTTGATCAAGAAGCAGCCTTTAACTTTATCGAAACTGCTACCGGTGGTAACTTAGATGCTGAAGCTTCAGGCACCTCTTTTGTGGTCAATGAAGAAATTTTTGCTACTTATGTGAAGTTTGAATACCAGCAAGATATAGGCAACATTCCAATGAGCGCTCATCTAGGCTTGCGCTATGAAACAACTGATGTTGATATAAACGGAACAAATACTACTCTAGAGAGCTTAAATATACTCGACCAAACAGAGCTAGGTCAGATTAATGGTCCCTTGGAGCCAATTCGCGTTAATAATAGCTACAATCACTTCCTGCCAAACTTGGATATAAAATTTGATCTAAGTGACACTATTGTTAGCCGTTTTGCAGTATCGAAAACTATTACACGACCCGCGCTACTTCAATTATCTCCAGGCATTACTATTCAAACCACTCGCCAAGGTGGCGATTTTAGAGCATCTTCAGGTAATCCTGAGCTGGAACCACTAGAATCGACTAATTTAGATTTGTCATTCGAATGGTATTACGGAGATGCTGACTATATTTCTGCTGGTTACTTCCGCAAAGATGTCACCAACTTTATTGTTAGCAACACAAGGCAAGATAGCTTCCAATTTACCAGTCCAAGTAGTGGGCAACCTGTACGCGATCCATCAAGCCCACAAGGCACAGACCCTAATGGTCTAGATGATAGTGATGGCATAGCATTATTTGACTTTACAACTCCAAATAATGGTGAAGATGCGGTTGTTGACGGTTTTGAACTTGCTATCCAGCATAACTTCGGTGAAACAGGTTTTGGTATATTAGCTAACTTGACTGTGGTTGATAGTGATTCGGATCTAAATGTAAACGATTTAAGTCAAAGTTTTGCAGTAACAGGCCTAAGTGATTCGCAAAATATTGTAGGCTTCTACGAAAAAGGCCCATTCCAAATTCGTTTGGCTTGGAATAATCGTGAAGGCTTCTTGCAGTCGCTCACACAAATTCAAGGCAGCGGGCCAACCTTTGTTGACGATTATCATCAGTGGGATCTTAGTGGTAGCTATGATATCAACGATTCCTTAACTGTATTCTTTGAAGGTATCAACATCACCGAAGAGATATTGTTAAAACATGGTCGTTATAGCAACCAATTCTTGCTAGCTGACGACACTGGCGCTCGCTGGTCACTTGGTTTACGTGCAACTTTCTAG
- a CDS encoding sugar porter family MFS transporter has product MSSVNITAEAELPSEQANTAFIILVSCIATIGGFLFGFDSGVINGTQKGLESAFNSSSVGTGFNVAVMLLGCAAGAFCAGSLADRFGRKKLLIVSALFFIISAWGSGIAGSAGIFIFYRVLGGIGVGAASVMAPAYISEIAPSEYRGRLTTVQQVAIISGLFIAFLSNYLIAGAAGSSESEFMLGYAAWRWMFWVELMPATLFFVLLLLIPESPRFLVASGKKDEAISTLGRLYGTNAAQQKYQEIDSSLAADHHRPQLKDLIDPTTSKVRRIVWVGIGLAVLQQLVGINVVFYYGAVLWQSVGFSESDSLLINVISGLVSIGACLITIGLIDRIGRKPLLWIGSAGMALTLTIISVTFAMAAINSDGELNLTDAEGLVALVSANLYVFFFNASWGPIMWVMLGEMFSNQIRGSGLAVAGLFQWGANFAITMTFPIFLGSIGLGLTYGFYAAFAFISIFFVLKYVNETKGIELEDMPD; this is encoded by the coding sequence ATGTCGTCGGTAAACATAACCGCAGAAGCTGAATTACCTTCTGAGCAAGCGAACACAGCATTTATTATTTTAGTTAGTTGCATTGCAACAATTGGTGGCTTTCTATTTGGTTTTGATAGTGGTGTGATTAATGGCACCCAAAAGGGGTTAGAGTCAGCGTTTAACTCAAGTAGCGTAGGCACTGGTTTTAATGTGGCTGTTATGTTGCTCGGTTGTGCTGCAGGTGCGTTTTGTGCCGGTAGTTTAGCGGATCGATTTGGCCGCAAAAAACTCCTTATTGTTTCTGCTTTATTTTTTATTATTTCAGCATGGGGATCAGGTATAGCGGGTTCAGCTGGGATTTTTATTTTTTATCGAGTATTAGGTGGCATTGGTGTCGGGGCCGCAAGTGTAATGGCTCCAGCTTATATAAGTGAAATTGCTCCATCAGAGTATCGTGGCCGGTTAACGACAGTTCAGCAAGTAGCAATTATTAGCGGTTTATTTATCGCTTTTTTAAGTAATTATTTAATTGCAGGTGCTGCAGGCTCTTCTGAAAGCGAATTTATGCTGGGTTATGCTGCATGGCGTTGGATGTTCTGGGTTGAGCTAATGCCTGCTACTCTCTTTTTCGTTTTGTTATTGCTTATTCCTGAAAGCCCTCGTTTTCTTGTCGCATCAGGCAAGAAAGATGAAGCGATAAGTACATTGGGCCGTTTGTATGGTACAAACGCGGCGCAACAAAAGTATCAAGAAATAGATAGTTCTCTTGCAGCAGACCATCACCGTCCACAGCTCAAAGACTTAATTGATCCAACAACTTCTAAAGTTCGACGTATTGTTTGGGTCGGTATTGGCTTAGCCGTTTTGCAGCAATTGGTGGGAATTAATGTTGTTTTCTACTATGGCGCTGTACTTTGGCAGTCAGTTGGATTTTCTGAAAGTGACTCTTTGCTAATTAATGTTATCTCTGGCCTGGTTAGCATTGGAGCCTGTTTAATCACGATTGGACTGATTGATCGTATTGGTCGTAAGCCATTGCTGTGGATAGGTTCAGCCGGTATGGCGCTTACGCTTACTATTATCAGTGTCACCTTTGCTATGGCTGCTATTAATAGCGATGGCGAGTTGAATTTAACTGATGCAGAGGGGCTAGTTGCTTTAGTTTCTGCGAATTTGTACGTATTCTTCTTTAATGCTTCCTGGGGTCCGATTATGTGGGTTATGTTAGGGGAAATGTTCTCTAATCAGATTCGAGGATCGGGTTTAGCGGTTGCAGGTCTTTTCCAGTGGGGAGCTAACTTTGCAATTACTATGACTTTCCCAATATTTTTGGGA
- a CDS encoding tryptophan halogenase family protein → MGKPIRKIVIVGGGTAGWITAGTIAKQFENSTQDPISVTLVESPNVPTIGVGEGTWPTMRTTLKNMGIFETDFIRECDATFKQGAKFARWVTGADDDFYYHPLELPQGFVSGNLVPHWQQNNEGVSFADAVCSQSHICEQGLAPKQITTPEYASVANYAYHLDAGKFSKFVQKHCVEKLGVKHILADTSTVNTTENGDISSLETQQGIQIEGDLFVDCTGFKSLLLGEHYKVPFKDCKDILFVDTALAVHAPYETDDTPIASHTISTAQTAGWIWDIGLVSRRGVGHVYSSAHISQAEAELQLRDYLRPRVKDIDNYDLRKISINSGHRQKFWQNNVVAVGLSAGFLEPLEASSLVLVELSARLIAQQLPPDRDSMDIVAKRFNERCQYRWDRIIDFLKLHYCLSQRRDSDFWIENCDPKSIPDSLQELIEMWRFHYPWQDDFTQKDEVFPSASYQYVLYGMGFKTKPSFHGMTSHNVQFAEEQFARNKKNAQLFCSKLPNNRELINKIKLHGLQRI, encoded by the coding sequence ATGGGAAAGCCAATTCGTAAAATTGTTATTGTCGGCGGCGGCACGGCAGGCTGGATAACAGCAGGCACTATCGCTAAGCAATTTGAGAACAGCACACAAGATCCTATTTCGGTCACATTAGTAGAATCCCCCAATGTTCCCACCATTGGTGTTGGCGAAGGTACTTGGCCTACGATGCGAACTACGCTCAAAAATATGGGCATATTTGAGACAGACTTTATTCGTGAATGTGACGCCACCTTTAAGCAAGGGGCTAAATTTGCTCGCTGGGTCACTGGAGCAGACGACGACTTTTACTATCATCCCCTCGAACTGCCGCAGGGTTTTGTTAGTGGCAATTTGGTTCCACACTGGCAACAAAATAACGAAGGGGTATCCTTTGCTGATGCCGTGTGTTCACAAAGCCATATATGTGAACAAGGATTAGCCCCCAAACAAATAACAACGCCAGAATACGCCAGTGTTGCCAATTATGCTTATCACTTAGATGCAGGAAAATTCTCCAAATTTGTCCAAAAGCACTGTGTTGAAAAACTTGGGGTTAAGCATATTTTAGCCGATACCAGCACCGTCAATACTACAGAGAATGGAGATATCAGCTCCCTTGAAACACAACAAGGAATACAAATAGAAGGGGATCTTTTCGTAGATTGTACAGGCTTTAAATCACTTTTACTGGGCGAACATTACAAGGTTCCCTTCAAAGATTGTAAGGACATACTCTTCGTCGATACTGCGCTCGCTGTGCACGCTCCCTATGAAACAGATGATACACCTATCGCCTCTCACACAATATCGACAGCACAAACCGCTGGTTGGATTTGGGATATAGGCTTGGTCAGTCGCCGTGGTGTTGGCCATGTCTATTCAAGCGCACATATAAGCCAAGCCGAAGCAGAACTGCAACTAAGAGACTACTTAAGACCAAGGGTTAAGGATATTGATAATTACGATCTGCGTAAAATCTCAATAAATTCAGGCCACCGACAAAAATTTTGGCAAAACAATGTTGTCGCCGTCGGTTTATCTGCAGGTTTTCTAGAACCTTTAGAGGCATCATCACTAGTGTTAGTAGAGTTATCAGCCAGACTAATTGCTCAGCAGCTCCCCCCAGATAGAGATTCTATGGATATTGTCGCTAAACGGTTTAATGAACGCTGCCAATATCGTTGGGATAGAATTATCGACTTTTTGAAACTACATTATTGTTTAAGCCAGCGCCGAGACAGCGACTTCTGGATCGAAAACTGCGATCCAAAGTCCATCCCTGATAGCCTACAAGAACTCATTGAGATGTGGCGCTTTCATTATCCCTGGCAAGATGATTTCACACAAAAAGACGAAGTATTTCCTTCCGCAAGTTATCAGTATGTGCTCTATGGCATGGGCTTTAAAACTAAACCAAGCTTCCACGGGATGACATCTCACAATGTTCAATTTGCCGAAGAGCAATTTGCACGCAACAAAAAAAACGCTCAATTATTTTGTAGCAAGCTCCCCAATAATAGAGAGCTTATAAATAAAATAAAGCTGCACGGTTTGCAGAGGATTTAA
- a CDS encoding SapC family protein, whose product MTKLVAINDVSHRNLKIDPDYCLVQQSNTQLIPVIVEEFRQLCGQYPLVLAKNSESGNFICAALMGFAEDENLFIDKGVLNAIHAPLNLSRQPFYLGFGEGNDDSHLSVCVDMDHPSVGQEKGIGVFDENGQQSQLLQNVSSILATLYQGDEKTKEFIHHLASLELIMPMRLSITLDDNSRCEVNGLYTIDEEALKKIDTDQLSILHQKDYLRFIYTMMASLSQIQIMIHKKNQQLKSVKVN is encoded by the coding sequence ATGACAAAGCTGGTTGCAATTAATGATGTGAGCCACAGAAATCTTAAAATCGATCCTGACTATTGTTTGGTACAACAATCCAATACTCAGTTGATTCCAGTCATAGTCGAAGAATTTCGGCAACTTTGTGGACAATACCCTCTAGTATTAGCCAAAAACAGTGAGTCGGGGAACTTCATATGTGCAGCACTAATGGGTTTCGCTGAAGATGAAAACTTATTTATTGATAAAGGTGTACTGAATGCAATTCATGCCCCGCTAAACCTGTCTCGTCAGCCATTTTATTTAGGGTTTGGCGAAGGCAATGATGACTCACATTTAAGTGTATGTGTGGACATGGATCATCCCAGTGTGGGACAGGAAAAAGGCATAGGTGTGTTTGATGAGAATGGACAACAATCTCAACTGCTACAGAATGTGAGTTCAATATTGGCAACTCTATACCAGGGAGATGAAAAAACCAAAGAGTTCATACATCATTTGGCTTCCTTAGAATTGATCATGCCTATGCGCCTAAGCATTACTTTAGATGACAATTCTCGCTGTGAGGTTAATGGTTTATATACCATCGATGAAGAGGCCTTAAAGAAGATAGATACCGATCAGCTAAGCATTTTACATCAGAAAGATTATCTAAGATTTATCTATACCATGATGGCGTCACTGTCGCAGATTCAAATAATGATTCACAAAAAAAATCAACAGCTAAAATCTGTTAAAGTTAATTAA